A section of the Kluyveromyces lactis strain NRRL Y-1140 chromosome F complete sequence genome encodes:
- the YHC3 gene encoding amino acid transporter YHC3 (similar to uniprot|P47040 Saccharomyces cerevisiae YJL059W YHC3 Homolog of human CLN3 vacuolar/lysosomal membrane protein), whose amino-acid sequence MELDRDKKTFAYFWLFGLINNILYVVILSAASDIIGPSLPKSIVLLFDIMPSFLIKLSAPFFVHSIHYDKRIPILILLSMLGIILVSTRSLWLCLPGIVLASLSSGFGEITFLQLTHFFGSKSLTGWSSGTGGAGIVGSFSYLLLTTVFRLNIQLSLLLYAALPLIFLLYYKINDSIVSSQVYQSLDMPIDSSDGPIELLKSNGWVDIVKRLSKLVIPYMIPLSTVYLFEYLINQGVAPTLLFPIDTTPFVKYRDIYVTYGTLYQLGVFISRTWGHKLPVKNLYLFSVLQLINLLITLSQSYYYWTDSISWIMVLIFYEGLIGGSSYVNCFMNILKDVDPNEREFVLGSVSISDSLGTLIAAFLGIILEPSLCKHQIGTGRPWCRME is encoded by the coding sequence ATGGAATTGGATAGAGACAAGAAAACATTTGCATATTTCTGGTTGTTCGGACTTATCaataatatattatatGTGGTTATTTTATCAGCGGCTTCAGATATCATTGGGCCCAGCCTCCCGAAATCAATTGTGTTATTGTTTGATATAATGCCTTCCTTTTTAATTAAACTATCGGCACCGTTTTTCGTTCATAGCATTCATTATGATAAAAGAATTCCAATCTTGATTTTATTGTCAATGTTGGGAATTATTTTGGTGTCAACGCGATCTTTATGGTTATGTTTGCCAGGTATTGTCTTGGCTTCGTTGTCTTCAGGATTCGGAGAAATCACGTTCTTACAATTGACCCATTTCTTTGGTTCTAAATCACTTACTGGCTGGAGTAGTGGCACCGGGGGAGCCGGAATCGTCGGTTCATTTTCGTATTTACTTTTAACGACTGTCTTTAGACTAAACATTCAGCTATCTCTCCTGCTATACGCTGCTTTGCCattgattttcttgttaTACTACAAAATCAACGATTCAATAGTATCATCGCAAGTTTATCAAAGCCTGGATATGCCTATTGACTCATCCGATGGGCCTATCGAATTGCTTAAATCAAATGGGTGGGTGGATATAGTGAAGAGGCTTTCGAAACTTGTGATTCCATATATGATTCCATTATCAACAGTTTACCTCTTCGAGTATTTGATCAATCAGGGAGTCGCGCCAACGCTTCTATTCCCAATAGATACTACACCTTTCGTTAAATACAGAGATATTTATGTGACTTATGGTACCCTTTATCAACTGGGGGTgtttatttcaagaaccTGGGGCCATAAGTTGCCAGTGAAGAACCTGTACCTCTTTTCAGTGCTGCAATTGATCAATCTTCTTATAACACTATCACAATCTTATTACTACTGGACTGATTCGATTTCTTGGATCATGGTGTTGATTTTTTATGAAGGTTTAATTGGAGGTTCTTCTTACGTGAACTGTTTCatgaatatattgaaagatgtcGATCCAAATGAAAGGGAATTTGTTCTTGGATCcgtttcaatttcagattcattaGGAACATTAATTGCAGCATTTTTGGGTATAATTCTCGAACCTTCTCTATGCAAACATCAAATTGGCACCGGTAGACCATGGTGCCGTATGGAGTAA
- the BIT61 gene encoding Bit61p (some similarities with uniprot|P38346 Saccharomyces cerevisiae YBR270C BIT2 Hypothetical ORF) codes for MKKARKRLFHKDDSPVAPPLNIDALLKNVHSLELNYQGFQPSEKKALLRTISALCKEVIENAMCHGLDGCIKLEDLNLLFRFYVDLEKEFKLDFNKDIKKMILEGLAKFENDFVLNSNEKVINVALKRLCAIWARFYSRVYPDCMICLIQIPADIEQLLLICFRDAIVLPYYKNFMNADEGISMSFSKYIQNEEENGVKQQHKLILIQCFGVLSSIKGKDMNQRLIEDLLSGVRRSIEVL; via the coding sequence ATGAAGAAGGCAAGAAAGAGACTATTCCATAAAGATGATTCCCCTGTAGCACCGCCTTTGAACATCGACGCTTTATTAAAGAATGTACACTCATTGGAACTGAATTATCAAGGGTTTCAACCTAGCGAGAAGAAAGCTCTATTGAGGACTATATCTGCCCTTTGCAAAGAGGTTATCGAAAATGCGATGTGCCACGGATTAGACGGATGCATTAAACTAGAAGACCTAAACCTGCTGTTTAGGTTTTATGTTGACTTAGAGAAGGAGTTCAAACTGGACTTTAACAAAGatataaagaagatgattttaGAAGGTTTAGCTAAATTTGAGAACGACTTTGTTTTAAATTCCAATGAGAAAGTGATAAATGTCGCATTAAAGAGACTATGTGCCATTTGGGCACGATTCTATTCTCGGGTATATCCTGACTGTATGATTTGTCTTATACAGATCCCTGCAGATATCGAACAGCTCTTGTTAATATGCTTCCGTGATGCTATTGTCTTGCCGTACTATAAGAACTTCATGAATGCGGATGAAGGAATATCGATGAGTTTTTCTAAGTATATACAGAACGAAGAGGAAAACGGCGTGAAACAACAGCACAAACTTATATTAATTCAATGTTTCGGTGTACTCAGCTCGATAAAAGGTAAAGACATGAATCAAAGGTTGATTGAAGATTTGTTGAGTGGAGTAAGACGGAGTATAGAAGTTCTATAG
- a CDS encoding uncharacterized protein (no similarity) — protein MSKHIEMPDIDIGEWIDSVSFKKNGYEIALVCTSRGVYEITSPARHVSREQKHKHKQCKIQSPTHKQLLSLDVRDPLWTLQKRNDGYVVISNGYDRYQYGQADVGDLMEITAEISPKTGHHPHNSNEVTYRSRFYTVICQNVSEKNETIVRVVHNDVDDSHLDRNREMPALVLNDTKILQIVPASQGRYLLFGTKVAIVKISTSSTATRNFEVSLLEASMAPQLPLAVGGHLELENVVIQCPYASTSRETKVRIPLPHCLS, from the coding sequence ATGAGTAAACACATCGAAATGCCAGATATCGACATTGGAGAATGGATTGATTCTgtatctttcaagaaaaacGGTTACGAGATTGCTTTGGTATGCACTAGCAGAGGTGTTTACGAGATAACATCACCTGCTCGTCATGTTAGCCGGGAACAGAAACACAAACACAAACAATGCAAAATCCAAAGCCCAACCCACAAGCAGTTGTTGAGCCTAGATGTAAGGGACCCTCTATGGACGTTACAGAAACGCAATGATGGGTATGTAGTCATTAGCAATGGCTATGACCGTTACCAATACGGCCAAGCAGATGTAGGTGATTTAATGGAAATTACTGCTGAAATTTCACCTAAAACAGGACACCACCCTCACAACAGCAATGAGGTTACATATCGGTCTAGATTTTACACAGTGATATGCCAAAACGTatctgaaaagaatgagACCATTGTAAGAGTCGTGCACAATGATGTGGATGACAGCCATTTGGACCGCAACCGCGAAATGCCTGCTTTAGTACTCAATGATACCAAGATTTTACAAATTGTTCCTGCATCACAGGGAAGATACTTGCtatttggaacaaaagtTGCTATTGTGAAAATATCCACCTCTTCCACCGCAACACGAAATTTTGAGGTTTCTCTGCTTGAAGCGTCAATGGCTCCACAGTTACCGCTTGCTGTCGGTGGTCATCTAGAGCTTGAAAATGTAGTGATTCAATGCCCGTACGCCTCCACGTCACGTGAAACCAAGGTCCGAATTCCGTTACCACATTGTCTCTCATAA